GTCGTAGCGACAACGGGCGGCCAGGCGGCGCACAGTCGATCGGGCGGTCGGTGAGGTATCGGAGGGCGGCACCCGATCATCGTGGCGCGAGGGGCGCGGCCGGGCGAGGGAATTCGTCGAACCGGGGGCTCAGGATGGCGGGGCGGCGGTCTCGAATGTCGGGCCGAGCGGTGTCCGGAGAGCTCGCAGCAGGGAGCATGGCGTGCGGCGCGGCGGAGGCGGGGGTAGTTGCGTCGGGAAGCATCGCCAGTGTGCAAGCGTTGGACGAATCATGAAGGTGGAGATCTGGTCCGAAGTCGTGTGCCCCTGGTGCTACATCGGCAAGCGCCGGTTCGAGAACGCGCTCTCCCGTTTCCCGCACGCCGACGAGGTGGCGGTGACGTGGCGCAGCTTCGAGCTCGATCCCACCACCTCGGCGACGGACATCGACCTGGTCGGACACCTGGCCGCCAAGTACCGGGTGTCGCGAGAGGAGGCGGCCGCCATGAACGACCGGGTCACCGGCATCGCCGCCGGCGAGGGCCTGGCGTTCAAACTCGACATCGCCCGGCGGGGCAACACGTTCGACGCCCATCGCCTCGTCCACCTGGCCGCCGAACGGGGCAAGCAGGGTGAGATGAAGGAAGCGCTCCTGTCTGCGTACCAGACCCAGGGCGAGTCCATCGCCGACCATGCCGCCCTGATCCGGGTCGCCGTGTCCGCCGGCCTCGACGAGGGCGAGGTTGCCGGAATGCTCGCGGGCGACGCCTACGCCAGCGAAGTGCGGGCCGACGAGCGTGAAGCCCGCGAGCTCGGCGTGAGCGGCGTGCCCTTCTTCGTGTTCGACCGCCGCTACGGCGTCGCCGGTGCCCAGCCGGCCGATGTGCTGCTCGAGATCCTGCAGAAGGCGTGGGACGAGCGCAGCCCGGTGCGGGTGCTGCCCGGCGGAGAGGACGCGTGCGGGCCCGAAGGCTGCGGACCCCCGAAGACCTGAGGTGGCGGAACTACATGTTTGTAGTTGTCACAGCCCCATGGGAGGCTGGACGGCATGGCCACCCCGACCCTCGAGCGAGCCGCTGAGCGCCTGGCCGCCCTCCTCGGGGCGCCCGGCACGGGCCTGCGTGACCCGTCGGAGCACAGCGCCAACCTGATCTTCGAGGCGGAGGCGGTGCCCCGGCCGCTCGCGCGCCTCGGCGTGCCGGGCGACGTCTGGGCGGTCGATGGCGGCCAGGCGCTGGTGGCCGATGCCCGCTGCC
The Acidimicrobiales bacterium genome window above contains:
- a CDS encoding DsbA family oxidoreductase, with the protein product MKVEIWSEVVCPWCYIGKRRFENALSRFPHADEVAVTWRSFELDPTTSATDIDLVGHLAAKYRVSREEAAAMNDRVTGIAAGEGLAFKLDIARRGNTFDAHRLVHLAAERGKQGEMKEALLSAYQTQGESIADHAALIRVAVSAGLDEGEVAGMLAGDAYASEVRADEREARELGVSGVPFFVFDRRYGVAGAQPADVLLEILQKAWDERSPVRVLPGGEDACGPEGCGPPKT